Proteins from one Cryptomeria japonica chromosome 4, Sugi_1.0, whole genome shotgun sequence genomic window:
- the LOC131076245 gene encoding cytochrome P450 750A1-like, which translates to MASMGFPEPLDSINIIRECAYAPATATLCSLIIFLWVLRRFSVKRKNTLGSRLPPGPFAWPIIGNLNQLKRLPHRDLHALTKKYGPIMMLKLGYVPTVVVSSSAMAKEFLKTHDNVFASRPQSAAGKHLAYNYKDMVLAPYGPYWRHMRKLCVVELLNAKRIESFSCVREEEMLLTVRLVWEMSGQGEKLVNLTNLFSSFTQAVMWRILSGTKKSSQSDAQVGRNGEEIKKLAVEAAVTVGAVNIGDFIPYLDWMDLQGVKRRLKKVHNSLAQVIKKIIEEYQQRRMKLHKEQNAGTKGLIDVLLEMESLDGRAITQENIEAIVFDMFIAGVETTSTTLEWAMSEILRNPGVAKKMQEEIESVVGRERAVSERDIGSMDYVQCVVYETLRLYPALPLLLPHESTQDCTVEGYFIPEKTRLIVNAWAIGRDPSLWEDPLEFKPERFMGKKVDVVREKDYFDMLAFGAGRRGCPGAVMADVTMNLVLAQLVHYFEWSVEGDLDMTEVFGVTTPRSVHLLARPALRLSTCP; encoded by the exons ATGGCTTCTATGGGCTTTCCTGAACCTTTGGATTCAATAAATATAATAAGAGAGTGTGCTTATGCTCCAGCAACAGCTACACTGTGTTCACTCATAATTTTCTTGTGGGTTTTGCGCAGATTTAGTGTGAAAAGGAAGAATACATTGGGATCGAGATTGCCCCCAGGACCGTTTGCATGGCCCATTATTGGAAATCTGAACCAGCTGAAAAGGCTTCCTCATCGCGATCTTCATGCACTTACTAAGAAATATGGGCCCATCATGATGTTAAAATTGGGTTATGTTCCCActgttgttgtttcttcttctGCCATGGCAAAGGAGTTCTTGAAAACCCATGATAATGTTTTCGCCAGCCGACCTCAATCGGCTGCAGGGAAACACCTTGCTTATAATTACAAGGATATGGTGTTGGCTCCTTACGGGCCATATTGGAGGCACATGAGGAAGCTGTGCGTGGTAGAATTGCTGAATGCCAAAAGGATCGAGTCTTTCAGTTGTGTACGAGAGGAAGAGATGCTTCTCACTGTTCGTTTAGTGTGGGAGATGTCTGGGCAGGGTGAGAAACTTGTTAATCTCACTAACTTGTTTTCATCGTTTACGCAGGCAGTCATGTGGCGAATCCTTTCCGGTACTAAAAAATCTTCTCAGAGTGACGCTCAAGTGGGTCGGAATGGCGAAGAGATAAAGAAGCTTGCAGTAGAGGCGGCAGTTACAGTAGGAGCTGTCAATATCGGGGACTTCATTCCTTACTTAGACTGGATGGATTTGCAAGGAGTGAAGCGGCGGTTGAAAAAGGTACACAATTCGCTTGCCCAAGTGATAAAAAAAATAATAGAGGAATACCAGCAGCGCAGGATGAAGTTGCACAAGGAGCAGAATGCTGGTACTAAAGGCCTCATTGACGTGCTCTTAGAAATGGAAAGCCTTGATGGAAGGGCAATCACACAGGAAAATATTGAAGCCATTGTTTTT GATATGTTCATCGCTGGAGTTGAAACGACGTCTACTACGTTAGAATGGGCAATGAGTGAGATTCTTAGAAACCCTGGTGTGGCTAAGAAAATGCAAGAGGAAATAGAATCAGTGGTCGGCAGAGAGAGGGCTGTAAGTGAGCGTGACATAGGAAGCATGGACTACGTGCAGTGTGTGGTGTATGAGACGCTGAGGTTATATCCGGCGTTACCCTTGCTTCTCCCGCACGAATCCACACAAGATTGTACAGTTGAGGGATACTTCATTCCTGAGAAAACCAGGCTCATCGTCAATGCTTGGGCTATTGGAAGAGACCCATCCTTGTGGGAAGATCCTCTGGAATTCAAGCCAGAGAGATTTATGGGTAAAAAAGTTGATGTTGTGAGAGAAAAAGATTATTTTGATATGCTGGCATTTGGAGCAGGAAGGAGAGGATGTCCAGGCGCAGTCATGGCTGATGTAACCATGAACCTTGTTTTGGCTCAGCTCGTTCATTACTTTGAATGGAGCGTGGAAGGAGATCTGGATATGACGGAAGTCTTTGGAGTCACCACGCCCAGGAGTGTTCACCTTCTCGCTCGTCCTGCCTTAAGGCTATCTACCTGCCCTTGA